Within Vicia villosa cultivar HV-30 ecotype Madison, WI linkage group LG1, Vvil1.0, whole genome shotgun sequence, the genomic segment TGGAATCTACTGTAATAACAGGGAAGCCAACTTATCGTGGTTCATGTTCTTCGTCAACCGAGTCGGTTCAACGACATGAATTTGAAGAAATGAGAAATGAAAGGGATCAACTTCGTGAGGAATTGGCTAACACAAATAGAGTTGTTGAGTATAACAATCAAATGCTAAAACAGTTGATGGACAGTTTGAATTTTCAACCAAAGCCATATTCTAGAGATCAAGTTCATAACGATGAGGTTGGTGATAATGATGATGACATTGAAGATGAGATTGGTGATAATGATGATGACATTGGTGTTTAGGTTGCTGATGAAGAGATGCACTTAGAATGACATACAAGTGACCATGAAAATATGTTGTTTTGTTATATTAAAAcaagtttattgtttttttaatacttaTAAATACTTTATCATCTTGTGTTCTTTTGGtaaattgaatatataaaataCTTTATATCTTGTTCTTTTGTTAAATTATTCCAATTAGTATTTAGTATgatttttacat encodes:
- the LOC131618258 gene encoding uncharacterized protein LOC131618258, with amino-acid sequence MTEQNGTPPNPSELFLHTHQHRKNNTWVDKRSEYVHKKFTDRWEELIQESSQQGTPPPAQLDVWCDVAGIRKGRVYGLGMESTVITGKPTYRGSCSSSTESVQRHEFEEMRNERDQLREELANTNRVVEYNNQMLKQLMDSLNFQPKPYSRDQVHNDEVGDNDDDIEDEIGDNDDDIGV